One window from the genome of Cucumis melo cultivar AY chromosome 12, USDA_Cmelo_AY_1.0, whole genome shotgun sequence encodes:
- the LOC103486833 gene encoding heavy metal-associated isoprenylated plant protein 28, protein MTVTEMRVHMDCPGCEKQVRKALQNLEGVDDVIIDLHTQKVTVMGWAKQKKILKAVRRNGRTAELWPYPYNPQYHGFLHHYQHYLQSPQHHLNSPQHHLNSPQHHHHPHPQSQTKPIITYNSLPSSSHKHNMSPIHEYNSYNYNGGGADYGHYYQEPPLTMIDEEATAMFSDENPHSCVVM, encoded by the exons GTAACAGAGATGCGAGTCCATATGGACTGTCCGGGATGTGAGAAACAAGTGAGGAAAGCCCTCCAAAATCTAGAAG GTGTGGATGATGTGATAATAGATTTGCACACACAAAAGGTGACTGTAATGGGATGGGCAAAACAAAAGAAGATTCTGAAGGCAGTGCGGCGGAATGGGCGGACGGCGGAGCTGTGGCCGTACCCTTACAACCCTCAATACCATGGCTTCCTCCACCACTACCAGCATTACCTCCAATCTCCTCAGCATCACCTTAACTCTCCTCAGCATCACCTTAACTCTCCTCAGCATCACCATCACCCTCACCCTCAGTCACAAACTAAACCAATCATCACATACAATTCACTGCCATCTTCCTCGCACAAGCACAACATGAGTCCAATACATGAGTATAATAGCTACAACTACAACGGCGGTGGTGCCGACTATGGACATTATTATCAAGAGCCACCACTTACGATGATTGATGAAGAAGCTACTGCCATGTTCAGTGATGAGAACCCACATTCTTGTGTTGTCATGTGA